Proteins co-encoded in one Podospora pseudoanserina strain CBS 124.78 chromosome 7 map unlocalized CBS124.78p_7, whole genome shotgun sequence genomic window:
- the PFS2 gene encoding pre-mRNA cleavage and polyadenylation factor (CPF) complex subunit (BUSCO:EOG09261LPY; EggNog:ENOG503NUVK; COG:A): MARRASAGAATMVLCRRELEVDLTEPPSPPPGPVTDYGATIVHWMRNRRPGYQGSYRGEVERPSASYIVDMLPPIARRSNPADTVPTKHLHSSLNKIKHPVNVVRWTPEGRRLLTASSSGEFTLWNGTGFNFETIMQAHDSAIRALAYSHSDDWLVSADHDGMIKYWQPNFNNLESFRAHQDPVRDLAFSPNDTKFVTASDDSTLKIFDFAAAASEQTLTGHGWDAKSCDWHPTKGLIVSGSKDHLVKLWDPRTGRCLTTLHGHKNTITKTSFEKVRGQCLATSARDQTARVFDLRMMRDIVLLRGHEKDISTLTWHPIHPNLLSTGGAEGSLFHYLLDEPNTPPGHAPSIAVYDSPDPQSCPAQTIYPAHKVPYAHDFAIWSLDWHPLGHILASGSNDRITRFWTRSRPGETEFNDRYHIGEAAAEAQGTWDRRGNRHMRQVEEEQEMEDEMDGLVDQKMPIKPPGIPGFGNIPGLPMQGVSALPGLGPPPPPGLAGRGAGVPPNLPFPLPGLPPPPLPGIDPKNPPDFAAIAEMMKKAGIPPPPPPGSGGIPPPPPGMLPPGLIPPPGFPLPPGFPPPPPHLAAQAATQNFGDGGHGDREAGGRRRAPLPSQEESLRMEQNRGHYTRAR, translated from the exons ATGGCGAGAAGGGCTTCGGCGGGGGCGGCCACGATGGTCCTATGCCGCCGAGAGCTCGAGGTCGAC CTAACagaacctccctccccccccccaggtCCTGTAACCGACTATGGTGCCACCATTGTCCACTGGATGAGAAACCGCCGGCCGGGATACCAGGGTTCCTAccgtggtgaggttgagagaCCGAGTGCTAGCTATATTGTCGAT ATGCTTCCACCCATTGCCAGAAGATCGAATCCAGCTGACACGGTGCCAACCAAGCACCTtcactcctccctcaacaagatcaaacaTCCCGTCAACGTGGTGAGATGGACGCCAGAAGGCAGAAGACTTTTGACGGCCTCTAGCAGTGGCGAGTTCACGCTTTGGAATGGCACAGGTTTCAACTTCGAAACCATCATGCAGGCTCACGACTCTGCTATCCGCGCCTTAGCGTACTCCCATAGCGACGATTGGCTTGTGTCTGCTGATCACGACGGCATGATCAAATATTGGCAACCCAATTTCAACAACTTGGAGAGTTTCCGCGCTCATCAAGATCCTGTTCGAGATCTTGCCTTTAGCCCGAACGACACCAAGTTTGTGACCGCCTCGGACGACTCTACTCTCAAGATTTTCgactttgctgctgccgcttctGAACAGACACTGACGGGTCATGGATGGGATGCAAAGAGTTGCGACTGGCATCCCACAAAGGGACTGATTGTGTCGGGATCAAAGGACCATCTCGTCAAGCTCTGGGATCCAAGAACAGGTCGCTGCCTGACCACACTCCATGGCCACAAGAACACCATCACAAAGACTTCCTTTGAGAAGGTACGAGGCCAATGCCTCGCCACGTCTGCCCGAGACCAAACTGCTCGTGTGTTCGACCTGCGCATGATGAGAGATATTGTCCTCCTCCGCGGTCACGAGAAGGATATATCCACCCTGACATGgcatcccatccacccaaaTCTTCTCAGCACTGGCGGCGCCGAAGGTTCGCTCTTTCACTACTTGCTCGACGAGCCCAACACCCCTCCGGGCCACGCGCCCTCCATTGCTGTATACGACAGCCCCGATCCTCAGTCATGCCCTGCCCAGACTATTTACCCTGCCCACAAGGTACCCTATGCTCACGACTTTGCTATCTGGTCGCTCGACTGGCATCCGCTTGGCCACATTCTAGCATCGGGCTCCAACGACCGCATCACCCGTTTTTGGACCCGCTCTCGACCGGGCGAAACTGAATTCAACGATCGCTACCACATTGGCGAAGCCGCCGCTGAGGCCCAAGGCACATGGGATCGCCGTGGGAACCGTCATATGCGTCAAGTcgaagaagaacaggaaatggaggatgagatggacGGCCTTGTCGACCAAAAGATGCCCATCAAGCCACCTGGCATTCCTGGGTTCGGCAACATTCCAGGCCTGCCCATGCAAGGAGTTTCAGCTCTGCCCGGCCTAggtcctccaccgccacctgGTCTTGCCGGAAGAGGTGCCGGTGTTCCACCCAACTTACCCTTCCCGTTACCAGGactcccaccgcctccgctcCCCGGAATCGATCCCAAGAATCCTCCCGATTTCGCTGCCATTGccgagatgatgaagaaggctggtattccaccgccaccacctcccggCTCGGGTGGTAtcccgcctcccccgccagGGATGCTTCCGCCTGGCCTCATTCCGCCTCCAGGGTTTCCTCTGCCACCTGgtttccctcctccgccgccccaTCTGGCTGCTCAAGCTGCGACCCAGAATTTTGGTGACGGCGGTCATGGGGATCGTGAGGCGGGCGGCCGAAGACGAGCACCGCTTCCTAGTCAGGAGGAGAGTCTGCGGATGGAACAGAACCGGGGGCATTATACCAGAGCGAGATAG
- the GLC7 gene encoding type 1 serine/threonine-protein phosphatase catalytic subunit glc7 (COG:T; EggNog:ENOG503NWPJ) gives MADQHEVDLDSIIDRLLEVRGSRPGKQVQLLETEIRYLCTKAREIFISQPILLELEAPIKICGDIHGQYYDLLRLFEYGGFPPEANYLFLGDYVDRGKQSLETICLLLAYKIKYPENFFILRGNHECASINRIYGFYDECKRRYNIKLWKTFTDCFNCLPIAAIIDEKIFTMHGGLSPDLNSMEQIRRVMRPTDIPDCGLLCDLLWSDPDKDITGWSENDRGVSFTFGPDVVSRFLQKHDMDLICRAHQVVEDGYEFFSKRQLVTLFSAPNYCGEFDNAGAMMSVDESLLCSFQILKPAEKKQKYVHGLGGGSRTSTPRKASK, from the exons ATGGCGGACCAACACGAAGTCGACCTTGACTCGATAATCGATCGCCTCCTGGAGGTGCGGGGCAGCCGACCGGGCAAGCAAGTCCAGCTGCTCGAGACCGAGATTCGCTATCTTTGCACCAAGGCTCGCGAGATCTTCATTTCGCAGCCcatccttcttgagcttgaaGCTCCCATCAAG ATCTGCGGTGATATTCACGGGCAATACTACGACTTGCTCCGGCTGTTTGAGTACGGTGGATTCCCCCCCGAGGCCAACTACCTCTTCCTCGGTGATTATGTCGACAGAGGCAAGCAGTCCCTGGAGACCATCTGCCTGCTGCTCGCCTACAAGATCAAGTACCCCGAGaacttcttcatcctccgtGGCAACCACGAGTGTGCCTCCATCAACCGTATCTATGGTTTCTACGACGAGTGCAAGCGTCGCTACAACATCAAGCTCTGGAAGACATTTACCGACTGCTTCAACTGTCTCCCCATTGCCGCCATTATTGACGAGAAGATCTTTACCATGCACGGTGGGCTTAGTCCCGACCTCAACTCTATGGAGCAGATCCGCCGTGTCATGAGACCCACTGAT ATTCCCGACTGCGGTCTGCTCTGCGATCTCCTGTGGTCCGACCCAGATAAGGACATCACCGGGTGGAGTGAGAACGATCGTGGTGTTTCGTTCACCTTTGGCCCTGATGTCGTCTCTCGCTTCCTGCAAAAACACGACATGGATCTTATCTGCCGTGCCCATCAGGTTGTCGAGGATGGTTACGAGTTCTTCTCTAAGCGTCAGCTCGTTACGCTATTCAGCGCCCCCAACTACTGCGGCGAGTTCGACAATGCTGGTGCCATGATGAGCGTCGACGAGAGTCTTCTTTGCTCATTCCAG ATTCTCAAACCCGCagagaagaaacaaaagtATGTTCACGGCCTCGGAGGCGGAAGCagaacctccaccccccggAAAGCTTCCAAATAA
- the STE14 gene encoding farnesyl cysteine-carboxyl methyltransferase (COG:O; EggNog:ENOG503P25D) — translation MERTYRAWVPDSAPAYNNPDRLYYPRQPKSLAGIAVRSFCLGIALTIGISSTLYILLFTSSPLWRLPFFLASLSTFHFLEFWTTAAYNTRAAEVSSFLLTANWPGYAIAHSFATLECLVANVFFPSAQWAPFHIGKLVCVAGFALTVIGQTVRTVAMCQAGPSFNHLVQHQRNAGHVLVTSGIYAAFRHPSYFGFFWWALGTQLTMGNVVSFVGYAAVLWKFFSGRIKVEEEALVRFFGEEYVDYRRRVGTKIPFVP, via the exons ATGGAGAGAACATACCGAGCATGGGTGCCTGACAG CGCTCCGGCCTACAACAACCCAGACCGTCTCTACTACCCTCGACAGCCCAAGTCCCTCGCCGGGATCGCCGTCCGCTCCTTTTGCCTCGGAATAGCCCTCACGATTGGCATCTCGAGCACGCTCtacatcctcctcttcacctcctccccgctcTGGCGCCTGCCCTTTTTTCTCgcttccctctccacctttcACTTTCTCGAATTCTGGACCACGGCCGCGTACAACACCCGAGCAGCCGAGGTCTCGTCCTTTCTCCTCACGGCCAACTGGCCCGGCTACGCCATCGCCCACTCCTTTGCCACGCTCGAGTGCCTCGTCGCCAATGTGTTTTTTCCAAGCGCACAGTGGGCGCCGTTTCACATTGGGAAACTTGTTTGTGTGGCTGGCTTTGCCTTGACAGTGATTGGACAGACGGTCCGCACGGTGGCCATGTGCCAGGCTGGACCTAGTTTCAACCACTTGGTTCAGCACCAGCGGAACGCGGGCCATGTGCTGGTGACGAGCGGGATATACGCGGCGTTCAGACACCCGAGCTACTTTGGGTTCTTTTGGTGGGCGCTGGGGACGCAGCTGACGATGGGGAACGTGGTAAGCTTTGTTGGGTATGCGGCGGTGCTGTGGAAGTTTTTTAGCGGGAGgatcaaggtggaggaggaggcgctggtgaggttttttggggaggagtaTGTTGATTataggaggagggtggggacCAAGATTCCTTTTGTTCCTTGA
- a CDS encoding uncharacterized protein (EggNog:ENOG503P5VC; COG:S) gives MDRISRHIRRDAPPPGYTQPPFPSLFWPPQDSKVALYELDDIWKFTLYWTLILYGLFHLGAVGVAVLMQIGKRRSTWKYLWIVPLIYAFIAACEAVIAGSVVGLMVGAGYLAGNFTMSTWVPFVWGWVNVLVLLVASFRIQGGL, from the exons ATGGACCGCATATC TCGCCATATCCGACGcgatgctcctcctccaggcTATACCCAACCGCCGTTCCCGTCCCTGTTCTGGCCGCCCCAGGACTCCAAGGTCGCACTCTACGAACTCGACGACATCTGGAAGTTTACGCTTTACTGGACCCTCATCCTCTATGGCCTGTTTCATCTGGGCGCCGTGGGTGTAGCCGTGTTGATGCAGATCGGCAAGAGGAGGTCTACCTGGAAATATCTCTGGATTGTGCCCCTGATCTATGCTTTTATCGCTGCGTGCGAAGCTGTCATAGCCGGCAGTGTTGTTGGGCTGAT GGTCGGTGCTGGCTATCTTGCTGGAAACTTCACCATGTCGACCTGGGTTCCGTTTGTATGGGGCTGGGTCAACgtcttggtgctgctggtcgCGTCCTTCAGAATCCAGGGCGGTCTGTAA
- a CDS encoding uncharacterized protein (EggNog:ENOG503NY8C; COG:I) yields the protein MSQTSLSPTNDSKMNTATATGTRLDDPANGVTRRTGGEDGGVVKKTDQLNGNSNTETTISTPEKPKRSYRSRKYRHVEAIHSESQPSCLSHDTTETPSFLGFRNLMVIVLVVGNLRLVIENIQKYGVLICLNCHDFRPTDLQIGIFLYFLIPCHLFLAYFIELVAAHSARSSLFPKPKPSPSGTSSPTEAQLSKFQSTWTLIWIFHALNITTCLVLTTYVVWYHVHHPLIGTLSEVHAIIVWLKTASYAFTNRDLRHAYLHPVTGELDALPELYRECPYPNNITFTNLVYFWWAPTLIYQPVYPRTSKIRWVFVAKRLGEVVCLSVFIWFCSAQYAAPVLINSLDKIASLDYFSIIERLLKLSTISLVIWLAGFFALFQSFLNALAEITRFGDRSFYEAWWNSEGLGMYWRTWNKPVYQFFRRHVYSPMRSRGYTHKTASFAVFFLSAVLHELLVGVPTHNLIGVAFLGMFLQLPLIQITQPLEKRKSSSGKLLGNTIFWVSFTIFGQPFAALMYFYAWQAKYGSVSRQQQHQSVQAVCPAPH from the exons ATGTCTCAGACATCATTATCGCCTACCAATGATTCCAAGATGAACACGGCTACAGCGACGGGCACTCGCCTTGATGACCCCGCGAATGGCGTCACTCGCAGAacaggaggggaggatgggggagttgTGAAAAAGACGGACCAATTGAATGGCAATTCCAACACGGAAACAACAATTTCAACACCAGAGAAACCGAAACGATCATATCGCAGCAGAAAGTACCGCCATGTCGAAGCTATTCATTCTGAGTCGCAACCCTCATGTCTTAGCCATGACACAACCGAGACGCCCAGCTTTTTGGGGTTTCGCAACCTCATGGTGATTGTCCTGGTAGTTGGCAACCTCCGTCTTGTCATTGAAAACATTCAAAAG TATGGCGTCCTCATCTGCCTCAACTGCCACGACTTCCGCCCCACCGACCTCCAAatcggcatcttcctctACTTCCTCATCCCCTgccacctcttcctcgcctaCTTCATCGAGCTCGTAGCCGCCCACTCAGCCCGCAGCTCCCTattcccaaaacccaaaccctccccctcaggaACCTCCAGTCCCACCGAAGCCCAGCTCTCCAAGTTCCAATCCACCTGGACCCTCATCTGGATCTTCCACgccctcaacatcaccacctgccTTGTTTTGACGACTTACGTAGTCTGGTACCacgtccaccaccccctcatcggCACCCTCTCCGAAGTCCACGCCATCATCGTCTGGCTCAAAACCGCCAGCTACGCATTCACCAACCGCGACCTCCGCCACGCCTACCTCCACCCCGTCACTGGTGAACTCGACGCCCTCCCGGAATTATATAGGGAGTGCCCCTaccccaacaacatcaccttTACGAATCTAGTCTACTTTTGGTGGGCACCAACCCTAATCTACCAACCCGTCTACCCGCGCACCTCCAAAATCCGCTGGGTGTTTGTGGCCAAACGGCTCGGCGAGGTTGTCTGCCTCTCGGTGTTTATATGGTTCTGCTCCGCGCAGTATGCCGCCCCGGTGTTGATCAACTCGCTCGATAAAATCGCCTCGTTGGATTATTTCAGTATAATCGaacgcctcctcaaactgagcaccatctccctcgtcatcTGGCTAGCCGGATTTTTTGCATTATTCCAATCCTTCCTCAACGCCCTGGCGGAAATCACAAGGTTTGGGGATAGGAGTTTTTACGAAGCGTGGTGGAATagtgaggggttggggatgtaCTGGCGGACGTGGAACAAGCCAGTGTATCAGTTTTTCCGGCGTCACGTCTATTCCCCTATGCGCTCGAGGGGGTACACGCACAAGACTGCGAGCTTTGCGGTTTTTTTCCTGAGTGCGGTTTTGCATGAGTTGCTGGTTGGTGTACCTACTCACAATCTCATCG GTGTCGCCTTTCTGGGCATGTTCTTACAGCTACCCCTCATCCAAATAACCCAACCGCTGGAGAAAAGAAAGTCGTCGAGCGGGAAGCTGCTGGGCAACACCATCTTTTGGGTCTCTTTCACGATATTCGGACAGCCGTTCGCAGCGCTCATGTACTTTTATGCTTGGCAGGCCAAGTACGGGAGCGTGAgcaggcagcagcagcaccagagCGTCCAGGCTGTTTGTCCCGCTCCTCActga
- a CDS encoding uncharacterized protein (EggNog:ENOG503NZDH; COG:S), protein MSIDRLLTKVLELYQDVHDDARTEQIYGSTTALLTNLSNPLNLSLLTSQLLIAPAIWGRPDAMRTCYRVISIFNSAAIHVRRNELENAKHKGPRAGGGLGSDAWAAAVLKGADGQSNRWQHLLVFAGVLMGMESGNRNSLSGGMRRTVERAVVTAANLALRKNEPVPQAPAGPVTLALNFTFSLLSESSRASLNCDALIPAATTAMFGADGLEDGYFLGAVDIDVRQAVERFTWEPNSPSYLHITQLEKKPLVSGLGPLSRLLGYAIQNARDSQVILQLQDDLIAFTGKLFQHWQVNNKLSELEISEESIYLTPETMSGTWEGLWNFLKKVMYAIVAVSQAVVARSLLDWRLKKHDVAPVVAAKTLHTLRNLYFISSRNGSDSFQVYQFTYLTSLDTLSRFGDASAAFLEEIKPNTEGTIPFHPLHRTLDLFYLNVAEHLPLHLPPEACDKLIIQPAITYLTNAAAPLSPRMMELFESAHSAVLSVLSCPHNAPITVKIVPFYAETLFSSFPKHISPRQFRLAFKTVMQILSPPFPIAASHPQLAETLLEMVRYRASIAGQDPNGQAPLPPPPAADPLEAQEPMSEQSTLVLTLIDALPFLQLDIFEDWMTLAAHAVNEIRDSALREVVKRRFWEVLVSGEMDVERAAIGVAWWGTKGGREAVLFGRAPERQEEMYMMSGALSRPERGSKL, encoded by the coding sequence ATGTCTATCGACCGCCTACTGACCAAGGTCCTGGAGCTCTACCAAGACGTTCACGACGATGCGCGCACCGAGCAGATTTACGGGTCAACCACGGCGCTGTTGACCAACCTTTCGAATCCCCTGAATCTTTCGCTGCTCACCTCACAACTATTGATTGCGCCGGCAATATGGGGCCGTCCGGATGCCATGCGCACATGTTATCGGGTCATCAGCATCTTCAACTCAGCCGCCATTCACGTGCGCCGGAACGAGCTTGAGAACGCCAAACACAAGGGTCCGCGGGCGGGTGGCGGCTTGGGCAGTGACGCATGGGCAGCAGCGGTTCTGAAGGGAGCCGACGGTCAATCAAACAGATGGCAGCATCTTTTGGTGTTTGCCGGtgtgttgatggggatggagagcGGGAACCGGAATTCGTTAAGCGGAGGGATGCGCCGGACGGTTGAGCGTGCTGTTGTCACGGCTGCCAATCTTGCGCTGAGGAAGAATGAACCAGTCCCGCAAGCGCCTGCTGGGCCTGTCACTTTGGCGCTCAACTTTACGTTTTCCTTGCTGTCGGAGTCATCACGCGCCTCGTTGAACTGCGATGCTCTGATCCCGGCTGCGACGACGGCCATGTTTGGTGCTGATGGTCTTGAGGATGGGTATTTTCTTGGCGCCGTTGATATCGATGTTCGGCAAGCTGTGGAAAGGTTCACGTGGGAACCAAACTCGCCGTCATACCTCCATATCACccagctggagaagaagccattGGTGTCTGGCCTGGGCCCCCTTTCGAGGTTGCTGGGGTACGCGATTCAGAATGCTCGGGATTCACAAGTAATCCTCCAGCTTCAGGATGACTTGATCGCGTTTACGGGGAAGCTGTTTCAGCATTGGCAAGTAAACAACAAGCTTTCTGAGCTGGAGATCTCCGAGGAAAGCATCTACCTCACTCCGGAAACCATGTCAGGGACATGGGAGGGGCTCTGGAACTTCCTCAAGAAAGTCATGTATGCCATCGTCGCCGTCTCGCAAGCCGTCGTGGCCCGCAGTCTTCTTGACTGGCGCCTCAAGAAGCACGATGTGGCGCCAGTGGTGGCCGCCAAGACACTACACACCCTTCGAAACCTTTACTTTATCTCTTCCAGGAACGGAAGCGACTCCTTCCAGGTGTACCAGTTCACCTACCTAACCTCCCTCGACACACTTTCCCGCTTCGGGGACGCCTCAGCAGCGTTCCTGGAGGAAATCAAACCAAACACCGAAGGCACAATCCCcttccatcccctccaccgcacACTCGACTTGTTCTACCTCAACGTAGCCGAACACCTACcactccacctcccaccagaAGCGTGCGACAAGTTGATCATCCAGCCGGCAATCACCTACCTCACCAACGCAGCAGCGCCCCTATCACCTCGCATGATGGAGCTGTTCGAGTCAGCCCACAGCGCGGTTTTGTCGGTCTTATCATGCCCACACAACGCACCCATCACCGTCAAGATCGTCCCATTCTACGCAGAAACTTTGTTTTCCTCATTTCCCAAGCACATCTCCCCACGGCAATTCCGTCTAGCATTCAAAACAGTCATGCAGATTTtatcaccccccttccctatTGCCGCCAGTCATCCACAGCTGGCGGAGACACTCCTTGAGATGGTCCGCTACCGAGCTAGTATTGCTGGACAGGATCCTAATGGGCAGGCACCGcttccgccgccgccggctgcCGATCCCCTGGAGGCTCAGGAGCCGATGTCGGAGCAGAGCACGCTTGTTTTGACGTTGATTGATGCGTTGCCGTTTTTGCAGTTGGATATCTTTGAGGATTGGATGACGCTTGCTGCTCACGCGGTGAACGAGATTAGGGATTCtgcgttgagggaggtggtgaagaggaggttctgggaggtgttggtgagtgGGGAGATGGACGTTGAGAGGGCCGCTATCGGGGTGGCGTGGTGGGGGACGAAGGGGGGACGGGAGGCGGTCTTGTTTGGAAGGGCGCcggagaggcaggaggagatgtACATGATGAGTGGGGCGCTTTCGAGGCCGGAGAGGGGGAGTAAGTTGTGA